The Bacillus spongiae DNA window ACCGTTTACAATTTCTAGGCTTGTTTGTCCCATTATCTCTATTGCTACATCTTTTGTGGAATTGCCTGTTGCTTGTAATATCTCATAAACAAGCTCATCTTCCATCGCATGAGGGTAGACTGCCGTAATATTTAAATAGTTTTCTTCCTCCTCTGAAAGATCGAATCCGAGTGCATTAATCATCGCTAAGTCATCGATGCCGTAATTATTGTAGCAACCACTTAATAGAAGAGTGGATGATAATAGTAGTAACAACAACTTGAGCATAATTTCCCTCCTATAGTGAATGTTCTTTCATACAATCTATCTTAGTGAATCTAATGTTTGGTAATCGCTTTATTTTTCTTTCGTGTTATTTTGTGAATGATTTATACTAGGACGATTCGTAAGAGCGGAAAAAGGCCCTCGTAAAATCGTATCTCTCCATCCACCCGTATTAAGTGGAGAGATTGGCCATAAATAAGGCGATTTCAGGTTCGTTAAGCCAGTAAGATGAATAATGAGGCAGGAAACAGCAAACAGAATACCTAAGTTGCCTAAAATTCCGGCAATTAAAATAAAAGCAAACCGTGTAATTCGAATGGAATTACTCATCACATAGTTAGGAATAACGAAGGATGAGATCGCTGAAATCGAAACCGCTATGACGAGAATATTACTCGTTATTCCCGCTTCAACAGAAGCGGACCCAATGACAATTCCACCGACAATCCCGATTGTTTGTCCAATTTTTGTTGGTAAACGCGCTCCAGCCTCTCGTAATAATTCAATCGTAAATTCCATTAATAAAGCCTCCAAAATAGGGGGAAATGGAACTTGGCTACGAGACGAAATGAGATTAATTAAGAGAAGGTCAGGTACCATTTCATAATGAAACGTCGTGATGGAGACATATATAGGTGTAATAAATAATGTGGTGAAAAGAGCAAAAAACCGTAGTAGTCTTGTTGCACTTCCTACGAGCCATCGTTGATTATAATCATCCACCGATTGAAAAAAATCAAAGAAATCAGTAGGAGCACTAAACGCGTATGGGCTATGCTCCATCATTCCGACTACTTTTCCTTCAGCTAATTTAGAAGCGACAACATCAGGTCGTTCCGTTGTATGGTATTGCGGAAAAGGAGAGTTAGGCGATTCATCGATTAGTTGAATTAACATATTCGTGTCATAAATCGCATCTATTTCTATATGATTAATTCTCTCTTTCAATTCTTCGACGATATCTGCGTTAGCGATTTTTTCGATGTATAAAAGAAATACTTTTGATTTCCCAATTTCTCCGACAGACAGCTTCACGATTTTTAAATGGGAACTACGAATTCTTCGTCTTATCAGAGAAAGATTCGTGTCAATTAGTTCATTTAATGCATCGTGTGGACCGGTAATAATCGTTTCGTTTTCCGCTGATTGGATTGAACGTGACTCAAGCATGGTAACGGAGTATATATATACGGTTTCATGGTGGAATAGAATTACTTTTCCCTCTAAAATGGCCTTTGTAACTTCCTTACTATTATGACTTACTTGAAAGGAGTGATGGTCTAGAAATGACTGAATTTCTTCTTTGGATAATTCTTGTAATTTTGATAGGACATCACTTAACAGTGCTTGTTTATTAACCATGTAATCAAAATACAGTAGCTTAATTTCTACATGAGGGTAGGACTTAAGCGTCATATCGTCGCAATCCGTGAATTGTTCATATATATGGGGAAACGTCGGTGGTTTATTGTCTTCTTCGTCTTTTGCTTTTTGCTTGCTCCACTCTGATTCATGCTTTTTATCATTTTTCAACCATCGCTTTATAATAGAAAACATTTTCTTCACCTCACGTAAATTGATTTTTGATTATGACGTTAGTCATGTTCTAAGTCTATGAACAATATTCGAAATCCCCATTAGAAGAAGTATAAAGATAGGGAGGCCAAAGGCCACTATAATCCCACCTGAACCGATAATCATAATCCATTTTTCAACTTCTCTAGTAATTTTAATGAAAAGCGTCAGAATAAAGGCAATGATTAGTAAAATCAAAATGGAAAAGCGAGAAGATAATTTAGGAATGGCTTGTTTAAAAAATTGGTCTGCTCCCCAAAAGTAGAGGATAATCGTAACAAGGACCTCAAAGATAAATAAATGAAAAATCATTCCTTCAATTCTTTCAAGAAAGGGAAGCTCGATATACTCAAACATTGTTAATAAAGGAAACGTGTCATTAAGCAGCTGAGGGAAACTAAAGAAACCAAAGGCAATAAAACAAGTGATTAAATAAATAAACGTAATTAATAGATGCCCAAATAACACAGGTTTATAGGCAGATTTCTTTTTTGTCAGGTAAGGAATGAGTAGTAACGAAAGCTCATATCCTAAAAAGGAAAAGTAAACTTGTAAACCACCCGTAAAGAGACTAGTCTCTCCTTCAAAGATAAATGAGGTGAGTCGAGTAAGTCTAAACTCCGCAAGCGGAAATAATAATATTAATGCAATGACGATAGTTGCCATGAAAATAACGGTTGTTCTCGCAATATGGACAATCCCACTCCGAACGAGCCAATAAGTCAAAATAAGTGCCATAATAACAAATACGGATGTAGGCATTGTAGGGTAGTATAATAAGCGCAAAATAAGTTCAAAATCTTTTGCAATAAGAACGGCAAGACAGCTCCATAACAATGCTATCGCTATATATATAGGGAAAAGCAATAGCTTCGGAATAGACTTTTCTAATAGTTGAAAGATGGTACGATCCTTTCCAAAATGAAAGACCAAACCGATAAGCAGAATATTAAGCACACCGATGAAAGAAACGAACAAGAGGGCTATCCAGCCATTCGTACCAAATGCCTCTGCTACAATTCGAGGTAAGGTAAAAATGCTAATACCAACTTGGATCATATAAATAATAATGGCCAATTGATAACGATGAATTTTCTCCTGCATGGCGGGTCTCCTCAAAATGAAATACATTTAGTCCATAACAGTGTTTAGTATGGGGGAAAGCGAGAAAAATATTCTAGTTTAAGTGATTCCTTATCAAGTAAATTCCTACTTAATGGAGAGAGACCCTTCAGCAAAAAAGGGTATCTCATTTACTAGAAGCCAACAAAAAATCCGTATTCCTCTCATGAAGGAATACGGATTTATAATTAATCCTCGTAGAATTTTAGCAATAAATTAACGGTGTTGCTGATGGGCTCTTGTTCTGTTTGTAACGATTAGAATTCACTCATCGTTTTAACCCTTGAGTAAATATTTGGATAAAGGTGTCAACGGCTTCTTCTCGTGTAACGGTTGTAAATTTATTCTCAAAACGTGAACGGACGACAAGGATTCCGATAATGCTTGAAATAACGTTATAGGTAATGGCTTCAGAGTTCAATGGAAGGTGTATCTTTTCCTTTTCTTTCATTACATCAAAGTATTCGATTAACAAATCACATAGGTCTTCAGGGATTAACGTATCAATTTTGTCTTTAAATTCTTTTTCTCTTAGTAAAATGCTAATTAACTTTCGATTTTTTATGAAAGTGTTTAAAATGATGAAAATGATTTCTTTTAAATCGCTTTCTACTTCATACTTTGCTTCTGTTTCAAGAAAATGTTTCATTTTAGGTATATCAAAGTGAAGCATTTTAATACTCTCAATTAAAATGTTTTCTTTGTTTTGAAAGTGCCTGACAACCGTCATTTCCGATACTTGTGCTTCTTGAGCAATGGTTAAGAGAGTGGTTGCTTTATACCCTTTCTCGGATAGGAGCTTAATGGAGGCTTCTAATATTTTTTCACGAGTATCCTGTTTCGTATGGTTCTTTTTATTTGTCATAGAACGTAGTCCTTTCTTTATTGTCTATCTTGATGAGTAAAAGACCTTTGCGAGTGAGGCATCTACTTTCATTTTACTAGAAAACGCTATCATTATTCAAAGCCTTTTCCAATAGTAACCCCCCTGCTTAAGTATAACAGGGGGGGTTTGCTTGTCTAGTTATGAAGAGAATGCTTCTTTAATGACTTGTTTGGAATTAAAAAGCCCCATAACAAGAATCATGGGTGTCCAAAGCTCTGTCCCATTTTCGATTCATTTAAATAGTGGGGGACAAAAGCTATGTAAAATATCAGTACATACGAGACTACTACACAGTCCTGTTTTAGTATTGGTCATAGTATATACTGAAAAGGCAAATCTTCCATACATATTCTTATACATCTCTCTAATTAAAGTGAGTTTTATCTTTATTGGATGCCATACTAATAAAAGGGAGGTAGAACGGCTTATATCTTATACAGCGGAGAATGAAAGATCATTCTAGTAGAAGAAACATGCACAGCCCACAATAATCAACAATATGAATAACACCACGATTAACACGAAGTTATTTTTATGACCATAGTCGCCCATTATATTGCCTCCTTTCTGGAGTATGGAAGATTAGCATATAATATAGTATGCAAATAAGTCATATTTGCATGGACAAACAACTAATTTAAGAGAATTTTCTACTTTTTTATGGAAGAAAAACCTCTTTACTGTTAATAGCTATTACATAATAGAAGAAAATACTAACGATAATGCGGTTCTCATTCTGATAAAAAACGATCTTTGCATGAAAGACAGCTTTAGTATTCTATGTTTAGCCGTCCATTTTGAGTAGAAAAAAGAGATGAAAAAAATGAGGGTTTGAGATGAGTAGAAAAAGTTTTCAACAGTATGATTTAAGTAAAGAAATTAAAAAGGCCTTATTAAATTTAGGATTTGAATCTCCTACTGAAGTACAGGAAAAAGTCGTGCCAGTTGCATTAGAAAAACGTGATTTAGTGGTAAAGTCTCCTACAGGAAGTGGAAAGACAGCTGCCTTTAGTATCCCTATTTGTGAGCTGGTAGAGTGGGAAGAAAATAAGCCGCAAGCCCTAATACTAACACCAACGAGGGAGCTTGCCGCTCAAGTAAATGAAGATATCACGAATATTGGTAGGTATAAACGAATAAAAGCGACCTCCTTATATGGGAGACAATCTTTCGAAAGACAAAAAATAGAATTAAAACAAAAAAACCATGTCGTAGTAGGTACACCTGGTCGAGTATTGGATCATATCGAAAAAGGAACTTTCGTGTTGGACCGTCTTCATTATGTTGTAATAGATGAAGCGGATGAGATGCTGAATCGGGGGTTTATCGACCAAGTTGAAGCAATTATTCGGAAACTACCGTTAAATAGAGTGACCTTTACTTTTTCTGCAACGATTGACGAAGAGGTAGAAGCTCTATGTCATAAATATATGAAGCGACCACTAAATATAGAGGTGAACAAAAATGGTCTTACGACAAATCGAATTTCGCACTCGTATTTACAGGTGAGAGAAGAAGAAAAGCTCGATCTTCTTCAGGGGATAACGACAGTAGAAAATGCAGATAGTTGCATGATTTTCTGCCGAACGAAAGAGAAAGTAGATACTGTTTACAAGAAACTAGCTGACCACCATTATCCAGTAAGGAAAATTCATGGAGGAATGGTTCAGGAGGATCGGTTTGCTGTCATGAATCAGTTTAAAAGGGGTAAATTCCGTTATTTAGTCGCTACAGATATTGCTGCAAGAGGAATTGATGTGGATAGCATCACGCATGTCATTAATTATGACCTTCCCCTTGAAAAGGAACGTTATGTTCATCGAATCGGTCGAACAGGTAGGA harbors:
- a CDS encoding spore germination protein produces the protein MFSIIKRWLKNDKKHESEWSKQKAKDEEDNKPPTFPHIYEQFTDCDDMTLKSYPHVEIKLLYFDYMVNKQALLSDVLSKLQELSKEEIQSFLDHHSFQVSHNSKEVTKAILEGKVILFHHETVYIYSVTMLESRSIQSAENETIITGPHDALNELIDTNLSLIRRRIRSSHLKIVKLSVGEIGKSKVFLLYIEKIANADIVEELKERINHIEIDAIYDTNMLIQLIDESPNSPFPQYHTTERPDVVASKLAEGKVVGMMEHSPYAFSAPTDFFDFFQSVDDYNQRWLVGSATRLLRFFALFTTLFITPIYVSITTFHYEMVPDLLLINLISSRSQVPFPPILEALLMEFTIELLREAGARLPTKIGQTIGIVGGIVIGSASVEAGITSNILVIAVSISAISSFVIPNYVMSNSIRITRFAFILIAGILGNLGILFAVSCLIIHLTGLTNLKSPYLWPISPLNTGGWRDTILRGPFSALTNRPSINHSQNNTKEK
- a CDS encoding GerAB/ArcD/ProY family transporter; this encodes MQEKIHRYQLAIIIYMIQVGISIFTLPRIVAEAFGTNGWIALLFVSFIGVLNILLIGLVFHFGKDRTIFQLLEKSIPKLLLFPIYIAIALLWSCLAVLIAKDFELILRLLYYPTMPTSVFVIMALILTYWLVRSGIVHIARTTVIFMATIVIALILLFPLAEFRLTRLTSFIFEGETSLFTGGLQVYFSFLGYELSLLLIPYLTKKKSAYKPVLFGHLLITFIYLITCFIAFGFFSFPQLLNDTFPLLTMFEYIELPFLERIEGMIFHLFIFEVLVTIILYFWGADQFFKQAIPKLSSRFSILILLIIAFILTLFIKITREVEKWIMIIGSGGIIVAFGLPIFILLLMGISNIVHRLRT
- a CDS encoding TetR/AcrR family transcriptional regulator — its product is MTNKKNHTKQDTREKILEASIKLLSEKGYKATTLLTIAQEAQVSEMTVVRHFQNKENILIESIKMLHFDIPKMKHFLETEAKYEVESDLKEIIFIILNTFIKNRKLISILLREKEFKDKIDTLIPEDLCDLLIEYFDVMKEKEKIHLPLNSEAITYNVISSIIGILVVRSRFENKFTTVTREEAVDTFIQIFTQGLKR
- a CDS encoding YjcZ family sporulation protein, whose product is MGDYGHKNNFVLIVVLFILLIIVGCACFFY
- a CDS encoding DEAD/DEAH box helicase, which codes for MSRKSFQQYDLSKEIKKALLNLGFESPTEVQEKVVPVALEKRDLVVKSPTGSGKTAAFSIPICELVEWEENKPQALILTPTRELAAQVNEDITNIGRYKRIKATSLYGRQSFERQKIELKQKNHVVVGTPGRVLDHIEKGTFVLDRLHYVVIDEADEMLNRGFIDQVEAIIRKLPLNRVTFTFSATIDEEVEALCHKYMKRPLNIEVNKNGLTTNRISHSYLQVREEEKLDLLQGITTVENADSCMIFCRTKEKVDTVYKKLADHHYPVRKIHGGMVQEDRFAVMNQFKRGKFRYLVATDIAARGIDVDSITHVINYDLPLEKERYVHRIGRTGRMGKNGKAITFLTPGEQNYMDEIEEYVGFTIPKMLPPTEQEVANAKTDFERKIHSNPKLKTAKHETFNNEIMKLYFNGGKKKKLRAIDFVGTIAKIKGVSVADIGIITIQENLTYVDILNGKGSLVLREMKTKTIKGKQLKVHQAKK